The DNA segment ACCCCGAGAGGACTGGAGCGTTCGATGATCATGGGCTTTAGCTCATCTCACTGGGTAGATGCACACCAGAACATTCTGGTCACCGGTCCAACTGGAATAGGTAAGAGTTACCTTGGGTGTGCACTTGCCTACGCTGGGATTCGATCTGGCCATAGTGCACTGTACCGGAGGGCACCAGCTCTCTTTGCGGATCTAGCCATCGCCAGAGGTGATGGAAGGTATCTGAAGGTACTCGGGAGCCTTTCACGTGCTGAGATACTAGTCATAGACGATTTCGGACTCACACCACTCACAGGGAGCGAACCCTCGGACCTATTGGAAGTATTGGAGGATCGATCTGAACGCAAGTCGACCATCGTCACCTCACAGCTTCCCGTTGACTCCTGGCATGAGGCACTTGGGGATCCGACGCTCTCTGATGCAGTCCTCGATCGTCTCCTGTGTAACGCTCACGTTATCCAGATGAACGGGGCCTCCATGAGGACAAAGAAGTCATGAGTGTGAGCAGCCCAGAACAAACCCAGGAGCCATTACGTAACGTTACGAAACCATCGTTGTCAAGGATCTGCGAGGGGCCGGGATGCACCCAGATACTGGACCAACAACCGAGAGGAAGACCAGCACGGTACTGCTCGGCCGCTTGTCGTATGGCTGCTCATCGACGACGAAAGAGAGGACCGGTCACAGCAGAGGTGCACTTTGGTTCCGCTAGTACAAGAAATCGAAGCGAGGAGCGGTCGTGGATGGTCAAGCTACGTCGCGACAACGACGAACTGATCGTTGTCATCGGTCAGAGCAGAGATGGTGCGCAGTGTCTCGCTAGTCGGCCCAACGATTTTCTCAACTGAGGATACAACCATCCAAGATGGAGTAGAATTCCGACCTTTGGGGTGCACATAAATCAATCGAAAAGGAGCCAATTCTCGACCCATCAGATATACACTTCAAACAGTCCGTCTCGCGTCCTCTAGGGGG comes from the Ferrimicrobium acidiphilum DSM 19497 genome and includes:
- a CDS encoding ATP-binding protein, which encodes TPRGLERSMIMGFSSSHWVDAHQNILVTGPTGIGKSYLGCALAYAGIRSGHSALYRRAPALFADLAIARGDGRYLKVLGSLSRAEILVIDDFGLTPLTGSEPSDLLEVLEDRSERKSTIVTSQLPVDSWHEALGDPTLSDAVLDRLLCNAHVIQMNGASMRTKKS